In Apteryx mantelli isolate bAptMan1 chromosome 18, bAptMan1.hap1, whole genome shotgun sequence, a single window of DNA contains:
- the LOC136993638 gene encoding BEN domain-containing protein 3-like, whose translation MNSAEITDDDEVEIPRKDIVKVETENEDEALDFSVTSRSSEEHSLDGAVACLQESNKRKQTSLGCDGSGSQQDVLPSVKKRRFAQEGPHSNLKNRDTGSPTQVNTEQPNENKNPNTARLCEEEPFSDISTPSYKKPLYGISHKITEKKNPPGTEQFASYDLFEKISPSSPSHLQTLNDQRTRDSAATIAVTAATTDSDPNLYSLIPKMFYTLNTLSSSVTQLHSKVDLLSLEVSRIKKQVSPAESVAEFKPPPEYRLTSAELKQMMDQSTSGGDLACRLLVQLFPELFNNDEFNRNCSACSFLNRRKLDSLHLQLIRNYVEVCYPSVKNTAVWHVECLPQVNDFFHRFWAKREMENSQQNVQSSSFYETEQVESSHFIEDKEQERISDCSGACNKKQLDPIGLRLIHHYVEAVYPVEKKEEVWRYECIPSIDERCQRSNRKKCDVLKAAKKARK comes from the exons atgaactcagctgaaatcactgatgatgatgaag tagaaattcctagaaaagatatagtgaaagtagaaacagaaaatgaagatgaagctctagacttctcggtaacatccagatcttctgaggaacactcactggatggcgcagttgcttgcctacaggaatccaacaaacggaaacagacctcgcttggttgtgatggttcagggagccagcaagacGTCTTACCCAGTGTGAAGAAAAGACGCTTTGCACAAG agggcccccattcaaacctgaagaacagagacactggctcacccactcaggtaaatacagagcagccaaacgagaacaagaatcctaatacagcacggctctgtgaagaagaacccttcagtgacataagcactccatcttataaaaaacctctctatggcatctcacacaaaattacagagaagaagaacccaccaggaacagagcagtttgcttcttacgatttgtttgaaaaaatcagtcccagcagtccctcgcatcttcaaactttgaacgatcagcgcacaagagactctgctgcaaccattgctgtgacagctgccaccacagattccgaTCCAAATCTATATTCTTTGATACCAAAAATGTTTTATACACTTAACACCCTCAGTTCCAGtgtgacccagcttcacagcaaagttgacctgttgtctctggaggtcagccgaattaagaagcaagtcagtccagcagagtctgtcgcagagttcaagcctcctcctgagtaccggctgacttctgcagagctcaaacaaatgatggatcaaagcacatcaggtggagacttagcctgccggttgctagtgcagctcttcccagagctcttcaacaatgatgaattcaacagaaactgcagtgcgtgcagcttcctcaacagaaggaaacttgattctcttcatctgcagcttatccgtaactatgtggaagtttgttatccttctgtgaagaacacagctgtgtggcatgtggagtgtttgcctcaagtcaatgattttttccatagattttgggccaaaagggagatggaaaatagtcaacagaatgtgcaatcatccagtttttatgagactgaacaggtagaatcctctcattttattgaggataaagagcaggaa agaatctcagactgctcaggtgcttgtaacaaaaaacagctcgaTCCCATCGGACTGAGACTGATCCATCATtacgtggaagcagtttaccccgtggagaaaaaggaagaagtgtggcgttacgaatgtataccgagcattgatgaaagatgccaGCGTTCTAACAGGAAAAAGTGTGATGTACTGAAggcggcaaagaaagcaagaaagtga